The following are from one region of the Paenibacillus sp. JZ16 genome:
- a CDS encoding glycoside hydrolase family 65, translating to MEMEREQIVRRHNPEFDRLDPLSPLSVGNGEFAFTADITGLQTFPEQYEVPLGTQSNWGWHFTGGRERFSAKDAALQMFETHGRQVGYPMKPGDKPEAYQWLRQNPHRLHLGRLSFRFLDEAGEELDYSAAGQFRQNLDLWTGILSSKFEIRGVPVEVTTACHPAADIIGVRVVSPLIREGRLQVFIRFPAPDMTHSAWSKSVFPDWENDQRHDTVLVRQEEGAALIERTLDEERYVVRWHWSSGRLEQTETHEFTLFPGESPEQSSEELAFSVGFAAGSPGAADFEAIVPASARHWASFWQSGGAVSFAGSSDPRAFELERRVVLSQWLCAIHSGGSMPPQETGLMYNSWFGKSHLEMHWWHAAHFALWGRASILRRSLDWYNGILPVARELALSQGYEGARWPKMVGFDGIPCPSPVAPGLIWQQPHPIAMAELCYKADSAQETLRRFRDIVFESADFMVSYVHWNEATGAFDLGPPLIPAQECHPMNASANPPYELEYWKYGFDIAIKWADRLEIQPNPRWAEVASNLAAPPRLDGVYLAHEFAPDTFTEKNHDHPSMLCALGVLPGKLIDRETMRRTLWKVKDAWKWETAWGWDFPVCAMTAARLGERDLAVDFLLMDEMKNTYLPNGHNYQRPGLSAYLPGNGGLLTAVAMMACGWEGEEDPNCPGFPASGWTVQWEGLKPWL from the coding sequence ATGGAGATGGAGAGAGAGCAGATTGTTAGGCGGCATAATCCTGAATTCGACAGGCTAGATCCGCTTTCGCCACTGTCGGTAGGCAACGGGGAATTTGCGTTTACCGCCGATATTACCGGGCTGCAGACATTTCCAGAACAATACGAGGTGCCGCTTGGCACCCAGTCGAACTGGGGCTGGCATTTTACGGGGGGGCGCGAAAGGTTCTCCGCGAAGGATGCAGCGTTGCAGATGTTCGAGACCCACGGCCGGCAGGTCGGCTATCCGATGAAGCCGGGGGATAAGCCGGAAGCTTACCAATGGCTGCGGCAAAATCCCCACCGTCTTCACCTAGGCCGGCTGTCGTTCCGATTTCTAGACGAAGCGGGAGAAGAGCTCGATTACAGCGCTGCAGGCCAATTCCGTCAAAATCTCGATCTGTGGACGGGCATTCTATCGAGCAAGTTCGAAATTCGCGGCGTGCCGGTCGAAGTTACGACGGCGTGCCATCCGGCTGCTGATATTATAGGCGTGCGGGTTGTCTCGCCCCTCATCCGGGAAGGGCGGCTTCAGGTATTTATCCGCTTCCCCGCACCGGATATGACGCATTCGGCTTGGTCGAAATCGGTGTTTCCCGATTGGGAAAACGATCAACGACATGATACCGTTCTCGTCCGGCAGGAGGAAGGGGCGGCCTTGATTGAGCGAACGCTGGACGAAGAACGTTATGTGGTCCGCTGGCATTGGAGCTCTGGCCGATTGGAGCAGACGGAAACCCATGAATTTACGCTGTTTCCCGGCGAATCTCCTGAACAATCTTCGGAGGAGCTGGCGTTTTCCGTCGGCTTTGCAGCTGGGTCGCCCGGTGCGGCTGACTTTGAGGCCATCGTTCCGGCCAGCGCCCGGCACTGGGCATCGTTTTGGCAGAGCGGGGGTGCAGTCAGCTTCGCAGGCAGCTCCGATCCGCGAGCCTTTGAGCTGGAGCGACGCGTTGTCCTGTCGCAATGGTTATGCGCCATTCACAGTGGGGGCTCTATGCCGCCCCAAGAGACCGGCCTAATGTATAACAGCTGGTTTGGCAAATCGCATTTGGAGATGCATTGGTGGCATGCCGCCCATTTCGCGCTGTGGGGCCGGGCTTCCATCCTGCGGAGAAGTTTGGACTGGTACAACGGCATACTGCCGGTCGCCCGCGAGCTGGCGCTATCCCAGGGATACGAGGGAGCACGCTGGCCGAAAATGGTCGGTTTTGACGGCATCCCATGCCCGTCGCCGGTCGCTCCGGGCTTGATCTGGCAGCAGCCGCATCCAATCGCCATGGCGGAGCTGTGCTATAAGGCCGACTCAGCACAAGAAACGCTGCGCCGGTTCCGTGACATCGTCTTTGAATCGGCTGACTTTATGGTTTCCTATGTTCACTGGAATGAGGCAACAGGCGCTTTCGATCTTGGCCCGCCGCTTATTCCGGCTCAAGAATGCCATCCGATGAATGCAAGCGCGAACCCGCCTTACGAGCTGGAGTATTGGAAATACGGCTTTGATATCGCTATAAAGTGGGCTGATCGGTTGGAAATTCAGCCGAATCCGCGTTGGGCCGAGGTGGCAAGCAATCTGGCGGCACCGCCCCGACTCGACGGCGTTTACCTGGCGCATGAGTTTGCGCCGGACACGTTTACGGAGAAGAATCATGACCACCCGTCCATGCTGTGCGCATTAGGCGTGCTTCCCGGCAAGCTGATCGACCGCGAAACCATGCGGCGTACACTGTGGAAGGTTAAGGATGCTTGGAAATGGGAGACGGCCTGGGGATGGGATTTTCCCGTATGCGCCATGACCGCTGCTCGGCTCGGCGAACGCGATCTGGCTGTCGATTTTCTGTTAATGGACGAAATGAAAAACACGTATTTGCCAAACGGGCATAACTATCAGCGCCCAGGCCTATCCGCTTACTTGCCGGGTAACGGCGGACTGCTTACGGCGGTCGCCATGATGGCCTGCGGCTGGGAAGGCGAAGAGGACCCGAACTGCCCGGGATTTCCGGCAAGCGGCTGGACGGTGCAGTGGGAGGGGCTTAAGCCGTGGCTATAG
- a CDS encoding oligogalacturonate lyase family protein: MAKGTVWRPERKFYRDRLTGVEVVQLTDYKAHSHHLYFTESGWYDGGKRLLFVSDRDNSSNLYSMDVNSGEMLQLTDYLDNDAVDACLLPDGRAAFVKTNRSVRRLDLATLEEELIYEAPEGYNIGNLSCPADGRSVVTCIQEDLSHRMPLDLGNGYVGHRELMEAAPHSRIVRIDSEGQTQPETLYEAHRFITHINASPVEPWLITFCHEGPWHLVDHRIWGLDLRSGEAWRIRQRLEPGEKVGHEFFYPDGMTIGYHGFRMDGTNFFGSIRYDNTAMEETDFGFDTWHAYADGYGQAVVDGKGAVKTLSVWRKDAKGVYQGPRMLCELRCSFHSQKVHAHPRFDPGGKRLLFTSDKNGYGNLYLVGMPEDFDSLPLLSV, encoded by the coding sequence ATGGCCAAGGGAACGGTGTGGAGGCCGGAACGTAAGTTTTACCGCGACCGGTTGACCGGAGTTGAAGTGGTGCAGCTGACCGACTACAAAGCTCACAGTCATCATCTGTATTTTACGGAAAGCGGATGGTATGACGGCGGGAAGCGGCTGTTGTTCGTATCGGACAGGGACAACAGCTCGAACTTGTACAGCATGGATGTTAACAGCGGTGAGATGCTTCAGCTGACGGATTACCTGGACAATGATGCTGTGGATGCCTGTCTATTACCGGATGGCCGGGCCGCCTTTGTCAAAACGAATCGGAGCGTACGCCGCCTCGATCTGGCAACATTGGAGGAAGAACTGATCTACGAAGCCCCGGAGGGGTACAACATCGGCAATCTGAGCTGTCCTGCGGATGGACGCTCAGTCGTCACCTGCATACAGGAGGATCTGTCCCATCGCATGCCGCTCGATCTGGGCAACGGCTATGTCGGCCATAGGGAGTTGATGGAGGCCGCTCCCCACAGCAGGATCGTGCGGATCGACTCGGAAGGGCAGACGCAGCCGGAAACCCTATATGAAGCCCATCGTTTTATAACCCATATTAACGCGTCACCCGTCGAACCATGGCTGATCACCTTCTGCCACGAAGGACCCTGGCATTTGGTCGATCACCGGATATGGGGGCTGGACCTTCGGAGCGGAGAGGCCTGGAGAATTCGCCAGCGCCTTGAACCCGGAGAAAAGGTCGGCCATGAATTTTTTTATCCTGACGGTATGACCATCGGTTACCATGGCTTCCGCATGGATGGAACTAATTTCTTTGGAAGCATCCGGTATGACAATACGGCCATGGAAGAGACGGACTTCGGGTTTGATACGTGGCATGCGTATGCGGACGGCTACGGTCAGGCCGTTGTCGATGGCAAGGGGGCGGTCAAAACCCTCTCCGTATGGCGTAAAGACGCCAAAGGAGTCTACCAAGGACCGCGAATGCTGTGCGAGCTTCGATGCAGCTTTCATTCCCAGAAGGTGCACGCGCATCCGCGTTTTGATCCGGGCGGTAAACGACTCTTGTTTACAAGCGATAAAAATGGTTACGGCAATCTGTATCTGGTCGGCATGCCGGAGGATTTCGATTCGCTGCCGCTGCTGTCGGTTTAA
- a CDS encoding glycoside hydrolase family 88/105 protein, producing MAEATVLERIPVRVAETILSACVDGYHPNIANKWGYVAGMALTALGRLANWTGEERYNEVVKRHMDVFIQEDGAIAGYTLEDYNLDHINKGKNLLPLWRTTGEEKYRRAAELLASQLVGQPRTEEGGFWHKKIYPFQMWLDGLYMSSPFMAEYAETFDEPAWFDEAARQLLLIEQRTRNPQTGLLHHAYDESREQRWCDKETGRSRHVWGRAMGWYAMALVDALEFFPVRHPQRGQLMGIFERMANALVRVQDQDSGLWYQVMDCNGRQGNYMEASGSCMLTYALAKGIRLHYLAEIDIGVVERAYDGIQKHFITVDGEGLHLHGICHGAGLGGRKYRDGSYDYYLSEKVVSDSLMGVAPLLLASIEMERLQAGGKGGYRG from the coding sequence GTGGCTGAAGCAACGGTGCTGGAACGAATACCGGTTCGGGTTGCAGAGACGATCCTGTCCGCTTGCGTGGACGGATACCATCCGAATATAGCCAACAAATGGGGCTACGTGGCCGGCATGGCTTTGACTGCACTGGGCCGCCTGGCCAATTGGACGGGTGAGGAGCGTTACAATGAAGTGGTCAAGCGTCATATGGACGTCTTCATACAGGAAGACGGGGCCATAGCCGGCTACACACTGGAGGACTATAATCTCGATCATATCAATAAAGGCAAGAATCTGCTGCCCTTGTGGCGCACGACAGGAGAGGAGAAATATCGCCGGGCTGCCGAGCTGCTGGCATCTCAGTTGGTTGGACAGCCGCGGACCGAAGAAGGCGGATTTTGGCATAAGAAAATCTATCCGTTTCAGATGTGGCTGGACGGCCTCTATATGTCGTCACCGTTTATGGCAGAATATGCAGAAACGTTTGATGAGCCGGCATGGTTCGACGAAGCGGCCCGGCAGCTGCTGCTCATCGAGCAGCGTACTCGGAATCCGCAGACGGGGCTGCTGCATCACGCTTATGATGAGAGCCGGGAGCAGCGCTGGTGCGACAAGGAAACGGGCCGCTCGCGCCATGTATGGGGCCGGGCCATGGGCTGGTATGCGATGGCGCTTGTGGACGCGCTGGAGTTTTTCCCTGTGAGGCATCCGCAGCGCGGGCAGCTGATGGGCATTTTCGAAAGGATGGCCAATGCGCTCGTACGCGTTCAGGATCAAGACAGCGGGCTGTGGTATCAGGTGATGGACTGCAATGGCCGGCAGGGCAATTATATGGAAGCTTCCGGCTCCTGCATGTTGACCTATGCCTTGGCCAAAGGCATTCGGCTTCATTATTTGGCCGAGATCGACATCGGGGTGGTCGAACGCGCCTATGACGGCATCCAGAAACATTTTATCACCGTCGACGGCGAAGGGCTGCACCTTCACGGCATCTGCCACGGCGCCGGATTGGGCGGGCGCAAATATCGCGACGGATCATACGATTATTATTTGAGTGAAAAGGTTGTCAGTGATTCGCTCATGGGCGTCGCTCCGCTTCTGCTGGCCAGCATCGAAATGGAGAGGCTGCAGGCGGGGGGCAAAGGCGGGTATCGGGGATGA